Proteins found in one Salvia splendens isolate huo1 chromosome 10, SspV2, whole genome shotgun sequence genomic segment:
- the LOC121752992 gene encoding uncharacterized protein YtfP-like: MNTCFPRFLLQAEFLSGISLQPKNCAYSLFSNRKRRYFAISLSLSAKPTKETLIVVGGGAAGIYGAIRAKTVAPDLNVVVIEKGKPLSKVKISGGGRCNVTNGHHTDNLVLAGYYPRGNKELRGSFFNVHGPIDTMSWFSDFGVELKTEPDGRVFPVTDSSSTIIDCLMSEARKRGVVLETGKTVTSVSAISGCKFSVKVEKRTVGYVEHAEANFLMIASGSSEQGYKLTAQLGHSIVKPVPSLFTFKIDDFQLVELSGVTFPKVRAQLKLATVQKSIPAHTQVGPLLVTHWGFSGPVILRLSAWGARELSDSDYKGTLHLDFIPDFNVEDLKSLLIAHKNKFAKQKVANSFPSEFGLVKRFWRYILEREGLDGDLLWAYISNSSLISITSHLKNCSFSVKGKGQFKDEFVTAGGVPLSEISLNTMESRIQPHLFFAGEALNIDGITGGFNFQNAWSGGYIAGTSIGNLATASSLEEETV; encoded by the exons ATGAACACATGTTTCCCGCGGTTCCTTCTCCAAGCTGAGTTCCTCTCAGGAATCTCTCTTCAGCCTAAAAATTGTGCTTATTCTCTTTTCTCGAACCGGAAAAGAAGATACTTCGCGATTTCCCTTTCGTTATCtgctaag CCAACTAAGGAAACGCTGATTGTAGTAGGTGGCGGAGCTGCCGGCATTTATGGAGCCATTAGAGCGAAAACGGTTGCGCCCGACCTCAATGTTGTTGTTATCGAGAAAGGAAAGCCGTTATCGAAG GTTAAGATTTCTGGCGGTGGTCGGTGTAATGTGACAAATGGACATCACACTGATAATTTG GTTTTGGCAGGATACTATCCTAGAGGCAATAAAGAATTGCGAGGGTCATTTTTCAATGTGCACGGACCAATTGATACCATGTCATGGTTTTCAGATTTTGGAGTTGAACTGAAG ACTGAACCTGACGGAAGAGTATTTCCAGTCACTGACAGCTCATCAACTATTATAGATTGCCTAATGTCTGAAGCAAGGAAGAGAGGGG TTGTTCTGGAGACTGGTAAAACTGTTACAAGTGTTTCAGCAATTTCTGGTTGCAAATTCTCTGTCAAAGTAGAAAAACGCACAGTTGGTTATGTTGAGCATGCTGAAGCAAATTTCTTGATGATTGCTAGTGGTAGTAGCGAGCAG GGATACAAACTTACTGCACAGCTTGGTCATTCTATTGTGAAACCTGTACCCAGTCTATTCACTTTCAAGATTGATGATTTTCAGTTAGTAGAATTGTCTGGG GTTACCTTCCCTAAGGTGAGAGCACAATTGAAGCTGGCAACTGTTCAGAAGAGCATACCCGCACACACACAG GTTGGGCCACTGTTGGTAACACACTGGGGCTTTAGTGGCCCAGTAATTCTCCGATTGTCTGCCTGGGGAGCTCGTGAGCTCTCAGATTCTGATTATAAAG GAACACTTCATCTGGATTTCATTCCTGATTTTAATGTAGAAGATCTGAAGTCACTTCTTATTGCACACAAAAATAAGTTTGCG AAACAAAAGGTTGCCAATTCATTTCCTTCAGAATTTGGCCTTGTGAAGAGATTCTGGAGATATATTTTAGAACGTGAG GGTTTGGACGGGGATCTTTTATGGGCATACATATCCAACAGCTCTTTAATCTCAATTACTTCTCATCTGAAAAACTGTTCCTTCAGTGTGAAGGGAAAG GGTCAATTTAAGGATGAATTTGTCACTGCTGGAGGTGTTCCATTGTCTGAG ATATCTCTGAACACCATGGAGAGCCGAATCCAGCCACATCTATTCTTTGCTGGGGAG GCATTAAATATTGACGGAATAACTGGTGGCTTCAATTTCCAG AACGCTTGGTCGGGTGGATACATAGCTGGAACAAGCATCGGTAACCTGGCGACAGCTTCTAGTCTGGAGGAAGAAACTGTCTGA
- the LOC121751154 gene encoding uncharacterized protein LOC121751154 yields the protein MEFFNHGKAVRLKSHLDKYLVADDDQETIRQSRDGASRWRVELVEGNAHVIRLKSRHGLYLAASDEAYLLGMTGKKVALKASADPKRDASVEWEPIREGYSVKLRAKGGKFLRANGATPPWRNSVTHDLPYRTATQDWVMWDVDEVDVSVLEDEYLPRLSNASSLSDSSAPNSPRVGTPGAAEGRKKSIFATERRWSSLASDRSVHPSGREDGMEFFTNAKAVRLQSHLGQYLVAAADEAERIWARLD from the exons atggaATTCTTCAACCATGGCAAAGCCGTGAGACTGAAGAGCCACCTCGACAAGTACCTAGTCGCGGACGACGACCAAGAGACCATCCGCCAGAGCCGCGACGGCGCGTCGAGGTGGCGCGTGGAGCTCGTGGAAGGCAATGCGCACGTGATCCGCCTGAAGAGCCGCCACGGGCTCTACCTGGCCGCCTCCGACGAGGCGTATCTCCTCGGCATGACCGGCAAGAAGGTGGCGCTGAAGGCCTCCGCGGATCCGAAGAGAGACGCCTCGGTGGAGTGGGAGCCGATCAGGGAGGGGTACAGCGTGAAGCTGCGGGCGAAGGGCGGGAAGTTTCTGCGGGCGAACGGGGCGACGCCGCCGTGGAGGAACTCGGTGACGCACGATCTGCCGTATCGGACGGCCACGCAGGATTGGGTGATGTGGGATGTGGATGAGGTCGATGTGTCGGTGCTGGAGGATGAGTATTTGCCGCGGCTGAGTAATGCGTCAAGTCTTTCGGATTCTTCCGCCCCCAATTCGCCACGCGTGGGCACGCCAGGTGCGGCGGAGGGGCGGAAGAAGTCGATTTTTGCGACAGAGAGACGGTGGTCGTCTCTTGCGTCGGATAGGTCCGTTCACCCGAGCGGTAGAGAG GACGGAATGGAGTTCTTCACCAACGCAAAAGCAGTCCGCCTCCAAAGCCACCTCGGCCAATACCTCGTTGCCGCCGCCGACGAGgctgaaaggatatgggctagattagattaa
- the LOC121752701 gene encoding uncharacterized protein LOC121752701 translates to MDAKTIKEEKAKVEIWQYVFGFTPMAVVKCAIELEIADAVESHGGAMSLPDLASAVACSPSALVCEICALRSGCRRSLPPSAAPSPVAVDTTPLLSDQIFRPHRRPRFLRRASSRSRAMREPSVRVREAAADQIEELQSDWGLLFEADSDFRFHLNFVKFFNFE, encoded by the coding sequence ATGGATGCTAAAACAATCAAAGAGGAGAAGGCTAAGGTAGAGATCTGGCAGTATGTATTCGGCTTCACACCAATGGCCGTAGTGAAGTGCGCAATCGAGCTCGAAATCGCCGACGCCGTCGAGAGCCATGGCGGCGCCATGTCTTTGCCCGACCTTGCCTCCGCCGTCGCCTGCTCGCCCTCCGCCCTCGTTTGCGAAATCTGCGCCTTGCGGAGCGGCTGCAGGAGATCATTGCCGCCATCGGCTGCCCCGTCCCCAGTCGCCGTCGATACGACGCCTCTACTCTCCGACCAGATCTTTCGCCCCCACCGTCGCCCTCGCTTCCTCCGTCGCGCCAGCAGCCGGAGCCGCGCCATGCGCGAGCCCTCCGTCCGCGTCCGAGAAGCAGCCGCCGATCAAATCGAGGAGTTGCAGAGTGATTGGGGTTTGTTGTTCGAAGCCGATAGTGATTTTAGATTTcatttgaattttgtgaaatttttcaattttgaatgA
- the LOC121752702 gene encoding uncharacterized protein LOC121752702, with protein MTSKKVLQTRPGDLAAAAVEWQPVKEGSSVKLMTEQGKFLRANGGSPPWRNSVTHDVPHRTATQSWVLWGVDIVDITLSTISPASSFSSVVDDYLGSPDTGSPVARGAGNMSMKQYNYWVVQTSKGALFF; from the exons ATGACGAGCAAGAAGGTGCTCCAAACCCGGCCGGGAGatctcgccgccgccgccgtcgagTGGCAGCCGGTGAAGGAGGGGAGCAGCGTGAAGCTGATGACGGAGCAAGGGAAGTTCCTGAGAGCCAACGGCGGTTCTCCGCCGTGGAGGAACTCGGTCACGCACGACGTGCCGCATCGGACGGCGACGCAGAGCTGGGTGCTGTGGGGAGTGGATATCGTGGACATCACGCTGTCCACGATATCGCCCGCGTCGAGCTTTTCGTCTGTCGTTGATGATTATTTGGGTTCGCCTGATACTGGATCGCCGGTGGCCCGCGGCGCCGGGAATATGTCTATGAAACAG TACAACTACTGGGTTGTTCAAACTTCAAAGGGTGCACTCTTCTTCtaa